The following proteins are encoded in a genomic region of Comamonas resistens:
- the gyrA gene encoding DNA gyrase subunit A — translation MTQFAKETLPISLEEEMRRSYLDYAMSVIVGRALPDARDGLKPVHRRVLYAMHELNNDWNRPYKKSARIVGDVIGKYHPHGDIAVYDTIVRMAQDFSLRHMLVDGQGNFGSVDGDSAAAMRYTEIRLSKIAHEMLGDIDKETVDFGPNYDGSEQEPLVLPSRLPNLLVNGSSGIAVGMATNIPPHNLNEVVDGCLHLLQNPEASIDELMEIIPAPDFPTAGIIYGINGVKEGYRTGRGRVVMRAKCHFEDIDKGQRQSIIVDELPYQVNKKTLQERMAELVHEKKIEGISHIQDESDKSGMRLVIELKRGEVPEVVLNNLYKLTQLQDTFGMNMVALVNGQPKLCNLKDLIQVFLEHRREVVTRRTVFELRKARDRGHVLEGLAVALANIDDFIAIIRNAPTPPVAKAALMEKSWDSKLVREMLTRTRTDGGVVNADDYRPEGLEVEFGMQSNGLYRLSETQAQEILQMRLQRLTGLEQDKIVAEYKDIMSVIEDLLDILAKPERVSIIIGEELNAVKAEFGQSKKGERRSTVEYSAQDLSTEDLITPTDMVVTLSHTGYIKSQPLSEYRAQKRGGRGKQATATKEDDWIDQLFIANTHDYLLCFSNRGRMYWLKVWEVPSGSRGSRGRPIVNMFPLQDGEKINVVLPLTGDNRSFPEDHYVFMATSMGTVKKTALTEFSNPRKAGIIAVGLDEGDFLIGAALTDGAHDVMLFSDGGKAVRFDENDVRPMGRNARGVRGMNIEEHQSVIAMLVAEADDGTGNVAEGSQSVLTATENGYGKRTAISEYTRHGRGTKGMIAIQQSERNGKVVAATLVAPEDEIMLITDTGVLVRTRVAEIRELGRATQGVTLINLDEGAKLIGLQRIVENDANDAGGENADGAEGNEAGSDAAEGSAESGDAS, via the coding sequence ATGACCCAGTTTGCTAAAGAAACTCTGCCCATCAGCCTTGAAGAGGAGATGCGTCGCAGTTATCTCGATTACGCCATGAGCGTGATCGTGGGCCGGGCGCTTCCTGATGCGCGTGATGGCCTCAAGCCCGTGCACCGCCGCGTTCTGTACGCCATGCACGAACTCAATAACGACTGGAACCGCCCCTACAAGAAGTCGGCGCGTATCGTCGGTGACGTCATCGGTAAGTACCACCCTCACGGCGACATCGCGGTCTACGACACCATCGTGCGTATGGCGCAGGACTTCTCGCTGCGCCACATGCTGGTCGATGGTCAGGGCAACTTCGGCTCGGTGGACGGCGACAGCGCCGCTGCCATGCGTTACACGGAAATCCGCCTCTCCAAGATCGCTCATGAAATGCTGGGCGACATCGACAAGGAGACGGTGGACTTCGGCCCTAACTACGACGGCTCCGAGCAGGAGCCGCTGGTGCTGCCAAGCCGCCTGCCTAACCTGCTGGTCAATGGCTCCTCGGGTATTGCCGTGGGTATGGCCACGAATATCCCGCCGCACAACCTCAATGAGGTAGTGGACGGCTGCCTGCATTTGCTGCAGAACCCCGAAGCTTCCATCGACGAGCTGATGGAGATCATTCCCGCACCGGACTTCCCCACGGCCGGCATCATCTACGGCATCAACGGCGTCAAGGAAGGCTATCGCACCGGCCGTGGCCGCGTGGTGATGCGTGCCAAGTGCCACTTCGAGGACATCGACAAGGGTCAGCGTCAGTCCATCATCGTTGACGAGCTGCCCTACCAGGTCAACAAGAAGACGCTGCAGGAGCGCATGGCCGAGCTGGTGCACGAAAAGAAGATCGAGGGCATCAGCCATATCCAGGACGAGTCGGACAAGTCCGGCATGCGCCTGGTGATCGAATTGAAGCGCGGCGAAGTGCCCGAGGTGGTGCTCAACAACCTCTACAAGCTGACCCAGCTGCAAGACACCTTCGGCATGAACATGGTGGCCCTGGTCAACGGCCAGCCCAAGCTCTGCAACCTGAAGGATCTGATCCAGGTCTTCCTGGAGCACCGCCGCGAAGTGGTGACCCGCCGCACCGTGTTCGAGCTGCGCAAGGCGCGCGACCGCGGCCATGTGCTGGAAGGTCTGGCCGTCGCACTGGCCAATATCGACGACTTCATCGCCATCATCCGCAACGCTCCCACACCTCCCGTGGCCAAGGCCGCGCTGATGGAAAAATCCTGGGACAGCAAGCTGGTGCGCGAGATGCTGACCCGCACCCGCACCGATGGCGGCGTGGTCAATGCCGACGACTATCGCCCCGAGGGCCTGGAAGTCGAGTTCGGCATGCAGAGCAACGGTCTGTACCGCCTGTCCGAAACCCAGGCCCAGGAAATCCTGCAGATGCGCCTGCAGCGCCTGACCGGTCTGGAGCAGGACAAGATTGTGGCCGAGTACAAGGACATCATGTCGGTCATCGAAGACCTGCTGGATATCCTGGCCAAGCCCGAGCGCGTCTCCATCATCATTGGCGAAGAGCTGAACGCCGTGAAGGCCGAGTTCGGCCAGTCCAAGAAGGGCGAGCGCCGCTCCACCGTCGAGTACAGCGCGCAAGACCTGTCCACCGAAGATCTGATCACGCCCACCGACATGGTGGTGACGCTCTCGCACACCGGCTATATCAAGAGCCAACCCTTGAGCGAATACCGCGCGCAAAAGCGCGGCGGGCGTGGCAAGCAGGCCACGGCCACCAAGGAAGACGACTGGATCGACCAGCTCTTCATTGCCAACACACACGACTATCTGCTGTGCTTCTCCAACCGCGGCCGCATGTACTGGCTCAAGGTCTGGGAAGTGCCTTCGGGCTCGCGCGGCTCGCGCGGCCGCCCCATCGTCAACATGTTCCCGCTGCAGGACGGCGAGAAGATCAATGTGGTGCTGCCGCTCACGGGCGATAACCGCAGCTTCCCCGAAGATCACTACGTCTTCATGGCCACCAGCATGGGCACCGTCAAGAAGACGGCGCTGACCGAGTTCAGCAACCCGCGCAAGGCCGGCATCATTGCCGTGGGTCTGGACGAAGGCGACTTCCTGATTGGCGCGGCGCTGACGGACGGTGCGCACGATGTGATGCTGTTCAGCGATGGCGGCAAGGCGGTGCGCTTCGACGAAAACGATGTGCGCCCCATGGGCCGCAATGCACGCGGCGTGCGCGGCATGAACATCGAGGAGCACCAGAGCGTGATTGCCATGCTGGTCGCCGAAGCCGACGACGGCACGGGCAACGTGGCCGAAGGTTCGCAAAGCGTGTTGACCGCCACCGAAAATGGCTATGGCAAGCGCACGGCCATCAGCGAGTACACGCGCCACGGCCGCGGCACCAAGGGCATGATTGCAATCCAGCAGTCCGAACGCAACGGCAAGGTCGTGGCTGCCACCCTGGTGGCGCCCGAGGACGAGATCATGCTGATCACCGACACTGGCGTGCTGGTGCGTACCCGCGTCGCGGAAATCCGCGAACTGGGCCGTGCCACGCAAGGCGTGACGCTGATCAACCTGGACGAAGGCGCCAAGCTCATCGGTCTGCAGCGCATTGTGGAAAACGATGCGAATGATGCAGGTGGCGAGAACGCCGACGGTGCAGAAGGCAACGAGGCAGGCAGCGATGCCGCAGAAGGCTCTGCCGAGTCCGGCGACGCTTCCTAA
- the ompA gene encoding outer membrane protein OmpA: MKKLNKVAMLFASAALVTAAGAQVKAANGGNVIDNWQNGTSELVWKNGTNELCWRDANWTPATAAVDCDGALKAQVAAPAPAVVAPPVAPQPAVASKVTYSADAFFDFDKSVLKPAGKAKLDDLTGKIKDINLEVIIAVGHTDSVGSAAYNQKLSVRRAEAVKAYLVSKGIEKSRVYTEGKGKTQPVADNKTAAGRAQNRRVEIEVVGTRAAQ, encoded by the coding sequence ATGAAGAAACTGAACAAAGTGGCGATGTTGTTTGCCTCTGCTGCCCTCGTGACGGCCGCCGGCGCACAAGTTAAGGCTGCAAACGGCGGCAACGTCATCGACAACTGGCAAAACGGCACCAGCGAGCTGGTGTGGAAGAACGGCACCAACGAACTGTGCTGGCGCGATGCCAACTGGACCCCTGCAACTGCCGCTGTTGATTGCGACGGTGCACTGAAGGCTCAAGTTGCTGCTCCTGCTCCCGCTGTTGTTGCTCCTCCCGTTGCTCCTCAGCCTGCTGTGGCCTCCAAGGTTACTTACTCTGCAGACGCTTTCTTCGACTTCGACAAGTCGGTGCTGAAGCCCGCAGGCAAGGCCAAGCTGGATGACCTGACCGGCAAGATCAAGGACATCAACCTGGAAGTCATCATTGCCGTGGGTCACACTGACTCCGTGGGCTCTGCTGCTTACAACCAGAAGTTGTCCGTGCGTCGCGCTGAAGCTGTGAAGGCTTATCTGGTGTCCAAGGGCATCGAAAAGAGCCGCGTGTACACCGAAGGCAAGGGCAAGACCCAGCCCGTGGCAGACAACAAGACTGCTGCTGGCCGCGCCCAGAACCGTCGCGTGGAAATTGAAGTGGTGGGCACTCGCGCTGCTCAGTAA
- the serC gene encoding 3-phosphoserine/phosphohydroxythreonine transaminase — protein MNRPFNFSAGPAAIPEEVLQTAAAEMLDWQGSGMGVMEMSHRGKEFISIYEAAEADLRELLAVPAHFRILFMQGGGIAENAIVPMNLSRAGVVDFVVTGSWSQKSAQEAAKYASESHIAATAKESAYTTIPAASSWQLSRGASYVHICSNETIHGVEFQELPDLKTLGSDAPLVVDFSSHVASRSIDWSRVGLAFGGAQKNIGPAGLTIVIVREDLLGHALPICPSAFDYKIVADNGSMYNTPPTWGIYMAGLTFKWLKEQKEGDLTGVAAMEARNIAKAKLFYDYVDQSRFYVNKVAENCRSRMNIPFFLRDESRNDAFLAGAKQAGLLQLKGHKSVGGMRASIYNAMPIEGVQALIAYMQDFEQHQA, from the coding sequence ATGAACCGCCCTTTTAACTTCTCCGCAGGCCCCGCCGCCATCCCTGAAGAAGTGCTGCAGACCGCAGCCGCCGAAATGCTGGACTGGCAAGGTTCCGGTATGGGCGTGATGGAAATGAGCCATCGCGGCAAGGAATTCATCAGCATTTACGAGGCCGCCGAAGCCGATCTGCGCGAGCTGCTGGCCGTACCTGCCCACTTCAGGATTCTGTTCATGCAGGGCGGCGGCATTGCCGAGAACGCCATCGTGCCCATGAACCTGTCGCGCGCCGGCGTGGTGGATTTTGTGGTCACCGGCAGCTGGAGCCAGAAGTCGGCTCAGGAAGCGGCCAAGTACGCCAGCGAATCGCATATCGCCGCCACGGCCAAGGAAAGCGCCTACACCACGATTCCCGCGGCCTCGTCATGGCAGCTGAGCCGCGGCGCCAGCTATGTCCATATCTGCAGCAACGAGACCATCCATGGCGTGGAATTCCAGGAACTGCCCGACCTTAAGACCCTGGGCTCGGATGCCCCGCTGGTCGTGGACTTCTCCTCGCATGTGGCTTCGCGCTCCATCGACTGGAGCCGCGTGGGTCTGGCCTTTGGCGGCGCTCAAAAAAACATCGGCCCTGCCGGCCTGACCATCGTCATCGTGCGCGAAGATCTGCTGGGTCACGCCCTGCCCATCTGCCCCAGCGCTTTCGACTACAAAATCGTGGCCGACAACGGCAGCATGTACAACACGCCTCCAACCTGGGGCATCTATATGGCCGGCCTGACCTTCAAATGGCTCAAGGAGCAAAAGGAAGGTGATCTGACTGGCGTGGCCGCCATGGAGGCGCGCAATATCGCCAAGGCCAAGCTGTTCTATGACTATGTGGACCAGTCGCGCTTTTACGTGAACAAGGTGGCGGAGAACTGCCGCTCGCGCATGAACATTCCGTTCTTCCTGCGCGACGAATCGCGCAACGATGCCTTCCTGGCCGGCGCCAAGCAAGCCGGCCTGCTGCAGCTCAAGGGCCACAAGTCCGTGGGCGGCATGCGCGCCAGCATCTACAACGCCATGCCCATTGAAGGCGTGCAGGCGCTGATCGCCTATATGCAGGATTTCGAGCAGCATCAGGCCTGA
- a CDS encoding bifunctional 3-phosphoshikimate 1-carboxyvinyltransferase/cytidylate kinase has translation MFTTEFLDLPALDSANGTVSLPGSKSISNRVLLLAAMSQGTTTIHDLLDSDDTRVMLAGLKQLGCSISPDVVTPGQAIAVTGIGGQLPAGTAATLFLGNAGTAMRPLTAALSVLGGDFEMTGVPRMYERPIGDLVDALRQLGCKIDYLKDEGFPPLKIGQPDFSQLGSESIKVRGDVSSQFLTSLLMALPLLANVPGAQRDITIEVVGELISKPYIHITLELLARFGIAVKNDSWQRFVIPAGSRYQSPGAIHVEADASSASYFIALGAIATGTIDEADADSTAERKSIRILGVGQDSIQGDIRFIEAAQAMGAQVESGPNWLQVSRGSWPLKAIDLDCNHIPDAAMTLGVMALYADGVTTLRNIASWRVKETDRIAAMAIELRKLGATVEEGADFIRITPPATKAHWKAASIHTYDDHRVAMCFSLAAFNPAKLPVRIEDPKCVAKTFPDYFEALFSVCQTEREHIPVICIDGPTASGKGTIAAEVAKALGYQLLDSGALYRITGLAASRAGMTLDESNEEAIAEMALEMPVHFDAQQRVWLGDEDISLAIRSEEAGMNASRVSTLPAVRGALVDLQLAFQALPGLVADGRDMGTVIFPHAPLKVYLWASAQCRAERRHKQLISKGISANISTLLADLEARDARDMNRATAPLKPAEDSLQLDSSEMTIEEVVAQVLMWWQERQPFGRS, from the coding sequence ATGTTCACGACTGAATTCCTGGATCTGCCCGCACTGGACTCCGCCAACGGCACCGTCAGCCTGCCCGGCTCCAAGAGCATCTCCAATCGCGTGCTGCTGCTGGCGGCGATGAGCCAGGGCACGACCACCATTCACGACCTGCTGGATTCGGACGACACCCGCGTCATGCTGGCCGGACTCAAGCAGCTGGGATGCAGCATCAGCCCGGACGTCGTCACCCCTGGCCAGGCCATTGCGGTCACCGGCATCGGTGGTCAGCTGCCGGCCGGCACTGCGGCCACGCTGTTCCTGGGCAATGCCGGCACGGCCATGCGCCCGCTGACTGCGGCGCTGTCGGTGCTGGGCGGCGACTTCGAGATGACCGGCGTGCCCCGGATGTACGAACGCCCGATCGGCGACCTGGTCGATGCGCTGCGCCAGCTGGGCTGCAAGATCGACTATCTGAAGGATGAAGGTTTTCCGCCCCTGAAGATCGGACAGCCCGACTTCAGCCAGCTGGGTAGCGAATCCATCAAGGTGCGCGGCGATGTCTCCAGCCAGTTCCTGACCTCGCTGCTGATGGCCTTGCCCTTGTTGGCCAATGTCCCCGGGGCACAGCGCGATATCACCATCGAAGTGGTGGGCGAGCTGATCTCCAAACCCTATATCCACATCACGCTGGAGCTGCTGGCGCGCTTCGGCATTGCCGTAAAGAATGACAGCTGGCAGCGCTTTGTGATTCCCGCAGGCAGCCGCTACCAGTCGCCCGGTGCCATCCATGTGGAGGCCGACGCCTCCTCCGCAAGTTACTTCATCGCCCTGGGGGCCATTGCCACCGGCACAATCGATGAAGCCGATGCCGACAGCACGGCGGAGCGCAAGAGCATCCGCATTCTGGGTGTGGGCCAGGACTCGATTCAAGGCGATATCCGCTTTATCGAAGCCGCCCAGGCCATGGGAGCGCAAGTTGAAAGCGGCCCCAACTGGCTGCAGGTCAGCCGTGGCAGCTGGCCTCTCAAGGCCATCGACCTCGATTGCAACCATATCCCCGACGCCGCCATGACGCTGGGCGTGATGGCCCTGTATGCCGACGGAGTGACCACGCTGCGCAATATCGCCAGCTGGCGCGTGAAGGAAACCGACCGCATCGCCGCCATGGCCATAGAGCTGCGCAAGCTCGGCGCCACGGTGGAGGAAGGCGCGGACTTTATCCGCATCACGCCACCAGCGACCAAGGCCCATTGGAAGGCCGCCAGCATTCACACTTATGACGACCATCGCGTCGCCATGTGCTTTTCGCTGGCCGCTTTCAATCCGGCCAAACTGCCCGTGCGCATCGAAGACCCAAAGTGCGTGGCCAAGACCTTCCCCGACTATTTCGAGGCCCTGTTCTCGGTCTGCCAGACCGAGCGCGAACATATCCCCGTGATCTGCATCGACGGCCCCACGGCCTCGGGCAAGGGCACGATTGCCGCAGAAGTCGCCAAGGCTCTGGGCTACCAGCTGCTGGACTCCGGCGCGCTCTACCGCATCACGGGCCTGGCCGCATCGCGTGCAGGCATGACGCTGGACGAATCCAACGAGGAAGCCATTGCCGAGATGGCGCTTGAGATGCCCGTGCATTTTGATGCCCAGCAGCGCGTGTGGCTCGGTGACGAGGACATCAGTCTGGCCATCCGTAGCGAAGAAGCCGGCATGAATGCCTCGCGCGTGTCCACCCTGCCCGCCGTACGCGGCGCACTGGTCGATTTGCAACTGGCTTTCCAGGCTCTTCCCGGCCTGGTTGCCGACGGTCGCGACATGGGCACGGTGATCTTTCCCCATGCGCCGCTCAAGGTCTATTTGTGGGCTTCCGCCCAATGCCGCGCCGAACGGCGCCATAAACAGTTGATTTCCAAAGGGATTTCAGCTAATATTTCCACCCTTTTGGCAGACCTTGAGGCGCGCGACGCCCGCGACATGAATCGCGCGACCGCGCCACTCAAGCCCGCCGAGGATTCTTTGCAGCTCGACAGCTCCGAGATGACCATTGAAGAAGTGGTTGCCCAGGTGCTGATGTGGTGGCAGGAACGCCAGCCGTTTGGCCGCTCTTGA
- the pheA gene encoding prephenate dehydratase: protein MSQDPQASPELLTLRNQIDSLDRQLLELVNQRAHVAEQVGELKKKEGSAFFRPDRVAQVIEKIKSNNPGPLKGAHVAAIWREIMSACLALESPQRVAVLGPAGTFCEEAAIQYFGGAADLMYCNSFEEVFHATAAGSAQYGVVGVENSNEGVVTRSLDMFLHTPCHVVGEVSMLIRHNLMRTSNTLDGVEVVAAHPQALAQCQGWLSKHLPHAERRPVESNAEGARLAALHPNWAGIAGERAAQQFGLHIVSHAIQDDAYNRTRFAVICLPHTLATAAPSGHDCTSLVVSVPNIAGAVHDLLVPLKKHGVSMTRFESRPARTGQWEYYFYIDIEGHPAQANVAAALDELRSLCAFYKVLGTYPASK from the coding sequence ATGAGCCAAGACCCCCAAGCCAGCCCCGAGTTGCTGACGCTGCGCAACCAGATCGACTCGCTGGATCGCCAGTTGCTGGAACTGGTCAACCAGCGCGCCCATGTGGCTGAACAGGTGGGCGAACTCAAGAAGAAAGAAGGCTCGGCCTTCTTCCGCCCGGACCGTGTGGCCCAGGTGATCGAGAAGATCAAGTCCAACAACCCCGGCCCCCTGAAGGGCGCCCATGTGGCCGCCATCTGGCGCGAAATCATGTCCGCCTGCCTGGCGCTGGAATCGCCCCAGCGCGTGGCCGTGCTCGGCCCTGCCGGCACCTTCTGCGAAGAAGCGGCGATCCAGTACTTCGGCGGCGCGGCCGACCTGATGTACTGCAACAGCTTCGAGGAAGTCTTTCATGCCACGGCCGCCGGCAGCGCCCAGTACGGCGTGGTGGGCGTGGAGAACTCCAACGAGGGCGTGGTCACACGCTCGCTGGACATGTTCCTACACACGCCATGCCATGTGGTCGGCGAAGTCAGCATGCTGATCCGCCACAACCTGATGCGCACCAGCAACACGCTGGATGGCGTCGAAGTCGTGGCCGCCCATCCGCAAGCCCTGGCCCAATGCCAGGGTTGGCTGTCCAAGCATCTGCCCCATGCCGAGCGCCGCCCCGTGGAAAGCAATGCCGAAGGCGCACGCCTGGCCGCCCTGCATCCCAATTGGGCAGGTATCGCCGGCGAACGCGCGGCCCAGCAGTTCGGCCTGCACATCGTCAGCCATGCGATTCAGGACGACGCCTACAACCGCACGCGCTTTGCCGTCATCTGCCTGCCCCATACGCTGGCCACGGCCGCCCCCAGCGGCCATGACTGCACCAGCCTGGTGGTGTCCGTGCCCAATATCGCTGGCGCCGTGCATGACCTGTTGGTGCCACTGAAGAAACACGGCGTGTCCATGACGCGCTTCGAGTCACGCCCCGCGCGCACCGGCCAGTGGGAGTACTACTTCTATATCGACATCGAAGGCCATCCGGCCCAGGCCAATGTGGCCGCCGCACTCGATGAGTTGCGCAGCCTGTGCGCCTTCTACAAGGTGCTGGGCACCTACCCTGCGAGCAAGTGA
- the gph gene encoding phosphoglycolate phosphatase (PGP is an essential enzyme in the glycolate salvage pathway in higher organisms (photorespiration in plants). Phosphoglycolate results from the oxidase activity of RubisCO in the Calvin cycle when concentrations of carbon dioxide are low relative to oxygen. This enzyme is a member of the Haloacid Dehalogenase (HAD) superfamily of aspartate-nucleophile hydrolase enzymes (PF00702).), protein MWNHVQAVLFDLDGTLIDSAPDLGAAADKMRVDRGMASLSLASYRHMAGAGARGMLGIAFGMTPESDGFAEMREEFFRNYERCMTERTYAFEGVVQMIHSLQAAPLTWGVVTNKPMRFADPLTQQMPLFAGAATVVSGDTTPYSKPHPEPLLEAARRMNIAPERCIYVGDDERDMQAGRAAGMKTVAACYGYLGLKADTSHWEADAHINSPLELLKLLGRG, encoded by the coding sequence ATGTGGAATCATGTGCAAGCGGTACTGTTTGATCTGGACGGTACCTTGATCGATAGCGCACCGGATTTGGGGGCTGCGGCGGACAAGATGCGTGTAGACCGTGGAATGGCATCACTGTCTTTGGCTTCCTACCGTCATATGGCGGGAGCCGGTGCTCGTGGGATGCTGGGCATTGCCTTTGGCATGACGCCAGAGTCTGATGGCTTTGCCGAGATGCGGGAGGAATTTTTCCGCAACTATGAGCGATGCATGACGGAGCGCACATATGCCTTTGAAGGTGTTGTGCAAATGATTCATTCCTTGCAGGCTGCGCCACTGACATGGGGGGTTGTCACCAACAAGCCCATGCGCTTTGCCGATCCGCTGACCCAGCAGATGCCCTTGTTTGCAGGTGCAGCAACTGTGGTCAGTGGCGACACCACGCCTTATTCCAAGCCTCACCCTGAACCATTGCTGGAGGCTGCTAGACGCATGAATATTGCGCCTGAACGCTGCATTTATGTTGGAGATGATGAGCGTGACATGCAGGCGGGTCGTGCTGCGGGCATGAAAACGGTTGCGGCTTGCTACGGTTATCTGGGCTTGAAGGCTGATACAAGTCATTGGGAGGCTGATGCACACATCAATTCGCCCCTTGAGCTTTTGAAACTGCTGGGAAGAGGCTAA
- the ubiG gene encoding bifunctional 2-polyprenyl-6-hydroxyphenol methylase/3-demethylubiquinol 3-O-methyltransferase UbiG, producing MTNTINADPAELEKFSSLAHRWWDPESEFKPLHQINPLRLEWIDGQAPLQGKRVLDVGCGGGILADSMARKGAEVMGVDLATKALRVAQLHALETGTPNIQYHEVSVEQLAQERPASFDVVTCMEMLEHVPDPSSIVRACATLVRPGGWVFFSTINRNAKAFGLAIVAAEYVLKMIPKGTHEYAKLLRPSELARFARDAGLDVQGSKGLEHNPVTGRYWLSNDTSVNYMLATRRPQE from the coding sequence ATGACCAACACGATCAATGCCGACCCAGCAGAACTGGAGAAGTTCTCCAGTCTGGCCCACCGCTGGTGGGATCCCGAGAGTGAATTCAAGCCTTTGCATCAGATCAATCCGCTTCGGCTGGAGTGGATTGACGGGCAGGCTCCGTTGCAAGGCAAGCGCGTACTGGATGTGGGGTGTGGTGGTGGCATCCTGGCGGACTCCATGGCGCGCAAAGGCGCGGAGGTCATGGGAGTGGATCTGGCAACCAAGGCACTGCGTGTTGCGCAGCTGCATGCGCTGGAGACTGGGACCCCCAATATTCAATACCACGAGGTCAGCGTCGAGCAGCTGGCGCAGGAGCGGCCCGCGTCCTTTGATGTGGTGACTTGCATGGAGATGCTCGAGCATGTGCCCGATCCCTCATCCATCGTGAGAGCCTGTGCGACCTTGGTCAGACCTGGTGGCTGGGTGTTCTTTTCCACGATCAATCGCAATGCCAAGGCCTTCGGGTTGGCCATTGTGGCGGCCGAGTATGTGCTCAAGATGATTCCTAAGGGCACTCATGAATACGCCAAGTTGCTGCGCCCCAGCGAACTGGCGCGATTTGCTCGTGATGCCGGGCTGGATGTGCAGGGTAGCAAAGGGCTTGAGCACAACCCGGTGACAGGTCGCTATTGGCTCAGCAATGACACATCGGTCAATTACATGTTGGCCACGCGCCGCCCCCAGGAGTGA
- a CDS encoding type II toxin-antitoxin system TacA family antitoxin: MSTLNLSKTERIDVRASTPVKQLLQEAARACHKNVSEFLLDAGVTAAAQTLADRRQFVLDDTQWQAFQEALDRPVQSKPRLKKLLREPGVLD, from the coding sequence ATGAGCACCCTGAATCTTTCCAAGACCGAACGCATTGACGTTCGTGCCAGCACGCCGGTCAAGCAGCTGCTTCAAGAAGCCGCACGCGCCTGCCACAAGAACGTCAGCGAGTTCCTGCTCGACGCGGGCGTGACGGCGGCCGCGCAGACGCTGGCGGATCGTCGCCAGTTCGTGCTGGACGACACACAGTGGCAGGCCTTCCAGGAGGCGCTGGACCGCCCGGTGCAAAGCAAGCCGCGTCTGAAGAAGTTGCTGCGTGAACCTGGGGTGCTGGATTGA
- a CDS encoding prephenate dehydrogenase, with the protein MATQQVQPFEQLGLIGCGLMGGSFALALKKAGLVKRVVGYSKSPSTTERARQMGVIDVEAPSALLAAAGADLVLLAVPVAATEATLKSIKHLVTPQMMIMDVGSTKVDVVQAARSALRDQIGSFVPAHPITGKEVAGVEHADVNLYRGAQVILTPTERTLTAHLTRAQALWQALDCNVKAMSPEAHDSALATVSHLPHLLAFAMMQSVLNQPNADEVLSLAGPGFRDFTRIGAGDPKLWRDVLLANREQVLAQSRNFRQALEQLEALMQADDGQGLQDRLTLASAARAHWKMGTKRSS; encoded by the coding sequence ATGGCAACTCAGCAAGTGCAGCCCTTCGAGCAACTGGGCTTGATTGGCTGCGGCCTCATGGGCGGCTCGTTTGCGCTGGCCCTGAAAAAAGCGGGCCTGGTCAAGCGCGTGGTGGGCTATAGCAAATCCCCCTCCACCACCGAGCGTGCCCGGCAGATGGGCGTGATCGATGTGGAGGCCCCCTCGGCCCTGCTGGCCGCCGCCGGAGCCGATCTGGTGCTGCTGGCCGTGCCCGTGGCCGCCACCGAAGCCACGCTCAAGTCCATCAAGCATCTGGTCACGCCCCAGATGATGATCATGGACGTGGGCTCGACCAAGGTCGATGTGGTGCAAGCCGCACGTTCGGCGCTGCGCGACCAGATCGGCAGCTTTGTGCCCGCCCACCCCATCACCGGCAAGGAAGTGGCCGGCGTGGAGCATGCCGACGTCAATCTGTACCGTGGCGCGCAGGTCATTCTGACGCCCACCGAGCGCACGCTGACGGCCCATCTGACCAGGGCCCAGGCGCTGTGGCAGGCACTGGACTGCAACGTCAAAGCCATGTCGCCCGAAGCGCACGACAGCGCCCTGGCCACCGTCAGCCACCTGCCCCATCTACTGGCTTTTGCCATGATGCAAAGCGTGCTCAACCAGCCCAATGCCGATGAGGTCCTGTCGCTGGCCGGCCCTGGCTTTCGCGACTTCACCCGCATCGGCGCCGGCGACCCCAAACTCTGGCGCGATGTGCTGCTGGCCAACCGCGAACAGGTGCTGGCCCAGTCGCGCAACTTCCGTCAGGCACTGGAGCAGCTTGAAGCTCTGATGCAGGCCGATGACGGCCAGGGCCTGCAAGACCGGCTGACGCTGGCCAGCGCGGCCCGCGCCCACTGGAAAATGGGCACCAAGCGCAGCAGCTGA